In Perognathus longimembris pacificus isolate PPM17 chromosome 23, ASM2315922v1, whole genome shotgun sequence, a single genomic region encodes these proteins:
- the Dexi gene encoding dexamethasone-induced protein isoform X3, which translates to MPGARIAAHLDALGPLASYVQPPLPSSMFYVGLFFVNVLILYYAFLMEYIVLNVGLVFLPEDLDQALVDLGVLSDPGSGLYDADSELDVLDGYLE; encoded by the coding sequence ATGCCCGGCGCCCGCATCGCAGCCCACCTGGACGCTCTGGGCCCCCTGGCCTCGTACGTGCAGCCCCCGCTGCCGTCCTCTATGTTCTACGTGGGCCTGTTCTTTGTCAACGTGCTGATCCTCTACTACGCCTTCCTCATGGAGTACATCGTCCTCAACGTGGGCCTCGTCTTCCTGCCCGAGGACCTGGACCAGGCGCTCGTGGACCTCGGTGTGCTCTCTGACCCCGGCTCCGGCCTCTACGATGCAGACTCGGAACTCGACGTCTTGGACGGGTACTTGGAGTAA
- the Dexi gene encoding dexamethasone-induced protein isoform X1: MPSMTCYSQPPLLVGALSGLGWDPRKRPSKVYLLPQEPRANPAASVLNQEGDGELGPRAKARKATGIWRLHPAPGLVTSCWCDVYRNPASLPVLHFSTPCLCPSLEQTPPAVEAPMGPGLGIMMNGVGEFQGTLWGQHGGCNAQEVDFQFQVLVLP; the protein is encoded by the exons ATGCCCTCCATGACCTGCTACTCTCAGCCGCCGCTCCTGGTTGGGGCGCTCTCTGGACTCGGATGGGACCCCAGGAAGAGGCCCTCCAAGGTCT ACCTGCTTCCCCAAGAGCCTCGGGCCAACCCAGCAGCTTCTGTCCTGAACCAGGAGGGGGACGGAGAGTTGGGACCACGTGCCAAGGCGAGGAAGGCCACGGGCATCTGGAGACTACACCCTGCCCCCGGGCTTGTGACTTCCTGCTGGTGTGATGTTTACAGGAACCCAGCCAGTTTGCCTGTCCTACACTTCAGCACCCCCTGCCTGTGCCCCTCACTAGAGCAGACCCCTCCAGCCGTGGAGGCACCGATGGGCCCTGGGCTGGGCATCATGATGAATGGGGTTGGGGAGTTTCAGGGAACCCTGTGGGGGCAGCATGGGGGCTGCAACGCCCAGGAGGTGGACTTCCAGTTTCAAGTGCTTGTTCTTCCTTAG
- the Dexi gene encoding dexamethasone-induced protein isoform X2, producing the protein MGPQEEALQDLLPQEPRANPAASVLNQEGDGELGPRAKARKATGIWRLHPAPGLVTSCWCDVYRNPASLPVLHFSTPCLCPSLEQTPPAVEAPMGPGLGIMMNGVGEFQGTLWGQHGGCNAQEVDFQFQVLVLP; encoded by the exons ATGGGACCCCAGGAAGAGGCCCTCCAAG ACCTGCTTCCCCAAGAGCCTCGGGCCAACCCAGCAGCTTCTGTCCTGAACCAGGAGGGGGACGGAGAGTTGGGACCACGTGCCAAGGCGAGGAAGGCCACGGGCATCTGGAGACTACACCCTGCCCCCGGGCTTGTGACTTCCTGCTGGTGTGATGTTTACAGGAACCCAGCCAGTTTGCCTGTCCTACACTTCAGCACCCCCTGCCTGTGCCCCTCACTAGAGCAGACCCCTCCAGCCGTGGAGGCACCGATGGGCCCTGGGCTGGGCATCATGATGAATGGGGTTGGGGAGTTTCAGGGAACCCTGTGGGGGCAGCATGGGGGCTGCAACGCCCAGGAGGTGGACTTCCAGTTTCAAGTGCTTGTTCTTCCTTAG